A single genomic interval of Alphaproteobacteria bacterium harbors:
- a CDS encoding OFA family MFS transporter gives MTFLSVLDRKHTIAGPGFNRWLVPPAALCVHLCIGQAYAFSVFNLPLTKLLGVSQSAPDDWNLPQLGWIFSIAIFVLGASAALLGRWVEVGGPRRAMFTAALCWGGGFILSAIGAELHNIWLIYFGYGVLGGFGLGIGYISPVSTLIKWFPDRPGMATGMAIMGFGGGAFIASPLSVWLMQQFSTPTDVGVSTTFVVMGIVYMCFMMVGAAIVRIPAADWKPEGYVAPAEPKKLVTTRDVYVYDALKTPQFWLIWGVLCLNVTAGIGVLGQASAMIQEVFQGRVGVVAAAGFVGLMSLFNMGGRFFWASTSDYLGRKNTYFVFFALGTLLYALVPSTGAIGSVTLFVAFYAVIFSMYGGGFATVPAYLRDMFGTRYVGAIHGLLLTAWSMAGIFGPALVNYIREYNVTHVVAKAQAYNVTMYVMAFLLVIGFFCNLFVQAVHERHHLSEDADAAMAD, from the coding sequence ATGACCTTTTTGTCGGTACTCGACAGAAAACACACCATTGCAGGGCCGGGCTTCAATCGGTGGTTGGTGCCGCCGGCAGCACTCTGCGTGCATCTTTGCATTGGTCAGGCCTACGCTTTCAGCGTGTTCAATCTGCCGCTGACCAAGCTGCTCGGCGTCAGCCAATCGGCGCCCGACGATTGGAACCTGCCGCAGCTCGGGTGGATTTTCAGTATCGCCATCTTCGTCCTCGGCGCCTCGGCGGCACTCCTCGGCCGGTGGGTTGAGGTTGGCGGCCCGCGGCGGGCGATGTTCACGGCCGCTCTTTGCTGGGGTGGGGGATTCATTCTCTCGGCGATCGGCGCTGAACTGCACAATATTTGGCTGATTTATTTCGGCTACGGCGTTTTGGGCGGGTTCGGGCTCGGCATCGGCTATATCTCTCCCGTTTCGACACTGATCAAGTGGTTCCCCGATCGTCCGGGCATGGCGACGGGCATGGCGATCATGGGATTTGGCGGTGGCGCCTTCATCGCATCTCCTCTTTCCGTGTGGCTCATGCAGCAATTCTCGACACCGACCGATGTCGGGGTCAGTACGACCTTCGTTGTCATGGGTATCGTCTATATGTGCTTCATGATGGTGGGTGCCGCGATTGTCCGCATTCCAGCCGCCGACTGGAAACCCGAGGGCTATGTGGCGCCGGCCGAGCCCAAGAAGCTCGTGACGACGCGAGACGTCTATGTCTACGACGCCCTCAAGACGCCCCAATTCTGGCTGATCTGGGGCGTATTGTGCCTCAACGTGACGGCGGGAATCGGCGTGCTCGGCCAGGCGTCGGCGATGATCCAGGAAGTGTTCCAGGGCCGCGTGGGTGTGGTTGCGGCGGCTGGGTTCGTCGGCTTGATGAGTCTTTTCAACATGGGTGGAAGATTCTTCTGGGCTTCGACATCGGACTACCTCGGCCGCAAGAACACCTACTTCGTGTTCTTTGCACTCGGCACGCTGCTTTATGCGCTCGTCCCCTCCACCGGCGCAATCGGCAGCGTAACGCTGTTCGTCGCATTCTACGCGGTGATCTTCAGCATGTATGGCGGCGGTTTTGCGACGGTGCCGGCCTACCTTCGTGACATGTTCGGAACGCGCTACGTGGGCGCAATCCACGGTCTCTTGCTCACGGCATGGTCGATGGCTGGCATCTTCGGTCCCGCGCTCGTCAACTATATCCGTGAATACAACGTCACCCATGTGGTGGCGAAGGCACAAGCCTATAACGTCACGATGTACGTGATGGCGTTTCTGCTGGTGATCGGCTTCTTCTGCAACCTCTTCGTCCAGGCGGTGCACGAACGGCACCACTTGAGCGAGGACGCCGACGCGGCAATGGCCGATTGA
- a CDS encoding site-specific tyrosine recombinase XerD: protein MEAFLEMLIAERGASANTVDAYRRDLADFESFLRKRGRAIEESDTSSLRDYFASLGHAGFLPRTAARRLSALRQYHRFRYAEGLCAHDPTVALDSPRLGRPLPKFLSEGEVEALLGGARLRPGPEGVRLVLLLELLYATGMRVSELVGLPLAAIARDRRLITVRGKGSKERLVPLSEPARQALEAWLPVRETTLGRGKTSRWLFPSFGSAGHLTRHRFGQLLKELALSSGLDRAKVSPHVLRHAFATHLLAHGADLRSVQRLLGHADIATTQIYTHVLEERLRSLVQHHHPLAKSRKDRA from the coding sequence ATCGAGGCGTTTCTCGAAATGCTGATCGCTGAGCGCGGTGCTTCCGCCAATACGGTCGACGCCTATCGCCGCGACCTCGCCGATTTCGAGAGCTTCCTTCGCAAACGCGGGCGCGCAATCGAGGAATCGGACACCTCATCGCTGCGCGACTACTTCGCAAGTCTCGGGCATGCAGGATTTCTTCCTCGCACGGCCGCACGTCGGCTGTCTGCACTGCGGCAATACCACCGCTTTCGTTACGCCGAAGGGCTGTGCGCCCATGATCCGACTGTGGCCCTCGACAGTCCGCGCCTAGGTCGGCCGCTGCCGAAGTTCTTGAGTGAGGGCGAGGTTGAAGCCTTGTTGGGCGGTGCGCGCCTCAGGCCGGGCCCAGAAGGCGTCCGGCTCGTCCTCCTCCTCGAACTCCTCTATGCAACCGGCATGCGTGTTTCCGAACTCGTCGGTCTTCCCCTTGCGGCCATTGCTCGAGACCGACGGCTTATCACTGTTCGTGGCAAAGGCAGCAAAGAGCGCTTGGTGCCGCTCTCCGAGCCGGCGCGCCAAGCGCTCGAAGCATGGCTTCCCGTTCGAGAGACAACGCTTGGGCGTGGCAAAACATCCCGTTGGCTCTTCCCCTCGTTTGGATCGGCCGGACATCTCACGCGGCACCGCTTCGGTCAGCTCTTAAAGGAACTCGCACTCAGCTCCGGGCTCGACCGCGCCAAAGTCTCACCGCACGTCCTGCGCCACGCATTCGCCACCCACCTCCTCGCCCATGGTGCGGATTTGCGCAGCGTGCAGCGGCTCCTCGGCCATGCCGATATCGCCACGACGCAAATCTATACGCATGTGCTCGAAGAACGGCTGAGAAGCCTCGTCCAACACCACCACCCGCTCGCCAAAAGCCGAAAGGACCGAGCCTGA
- a CDS encoding shikimate kinase, with protein MGAGKTCIGKRLAQTFGLEFVDADEEIEMAAGCSIEDIFARYGESHFRDGERRVIARLLDCPVHVLATGGGAFMDPRTREKIRERGISVWLRADIELLLRRVSRRNNRPLLKHGDQRATLERLIALRYPIYAEADIAVDSLDASPDATAERVVAALRAYLASNASEQCERRQQATP; from the coding sequence ATGGGGGCCGGGAAGACCTGCATCGGAAAACGCCTTGCCCAGACATTCGGCCTCGAATTCGTCGACGCGGACGAGGAGATCGAGATGGCGGCCGGCTGCAGCATCGAGGATATTTTTGCGCGCTATGGCGAAAGCCACTTCCGGGACGGGGAGCGACGGGTGATTGCCCGGCTGCTCGATTGCCCCGTGCACGTGCTTGCGACGGGCGGTGGCGCTTTTATGGATCCCCGCACGCGAGAGAAGATCCGCGAGCGTGGGATATCCGTATGGCTGCGTGCGGATATCGAACTTCTGTTGCGCCGGGTCTCGCGCCGCAACAACCGCCCGCTCCTCAAGCACGGCGACCAGCGGGCCACCCTGGAGCGGCTCATCGCCCTGCGCTATCCCATATACGCGGAGGCCGACATCGCGGTCGACAGCCTGGATGCGTCGCCCGACGCGACCGCGGAGCGAGTCGTAGCGGCACTTCGCGCCTACCTAGCCTCGAACGCGAGTGAACAATGCGAGAGGCGACAACAAGCAACGCCATGA
- the aroB gene encoding 3-dehydroquinate synthase has translation MREATTSNAMKDHQSISVSLGARGYEIVLGSGVLDRAGELMAPILARPRVAVVTDRNTAVHLPRLKAALDRARIVHDEVVLPSGETTKDFAHLEALIDRLLAGRIERSTALIALGGGVIGDLTGFAASIVLRGIDFVQIPTTLLAQVDSSIGGKTGINTGHGKNLVGSFHQPRLVIADLSTLDTLPPREFLAGYAEIVKYGLLGDAEFFDWLEAHGESLIEGDASARLHAVAKSCRAKAAIVAEDEREAGQRALLNLGHTFAHAFEAETGFGAELLHGEAVALGMVMAFDLSVRLGHCAPEDATRVRRHLTAVGLPTELTRGDGRRWDAGALLDHMARDKKVRDGKVTFVLARGIGRAFVAHDVAREAVRELLDDAVAA, from the coding sequence ATGCGAGAGGCGACAACAAGCAACGCCATGAAGGACCATCAGAGCATATCCGTCTCGCTCGGTGCGCGAGGCTATGAGATCGTTCTCGGCAGCGGCGTGCTTGATCGTGCGGGTGAACTGATGGCGCCGATACTTGCCCGGCCGCGCGTCGCTGTGGTCACGGATCGCAACACCGCCGTCCATCTGCCGCGGCTCAAGGCCGCTCTCGATCGCGCCAGAATTGTCCACGACGAGGTCGTCCTTCCTTCCGGAGAAACGACGAAGGATTTCGCTCACCTCGAAGCGCTGATCGATCGACTTCTTGCCGGCCGGATCGAGCGATCAACGGCGCTTATCGCCCTCGGCGGCGGGGTGATCGGCGATTTGACGGGCTTCGCCGCCAGTATCGTCCTGCGCGGAATCGACTTCGTGCAGATTCCCACGACGCTTCTTGCTCAAGTCGATAGCTCGATAGGCGGGAAGACCGGAATCAATACGGGCCATGGCAAGAACCTCGTGGGAAGTTTCCATCAACCCCGCCTCGTGATCGCCGACCTTTCGACCCTCGACACGCTGCCTCCCCGCGAGTTCCTCGCGGGCTATGCCGAAATCGTCAAATACGGACTGCTGGGCGATGCGGAATTCTTCGATTGGTTGGAGGCGCACGGCGAAAGCCTGATCGAGGGAGACGCGAGTGCGCGCTTGCATGCGGTTGCAAAGAGCTGCCGTGCCAAGGCCGCCATCGTCGCGGAGGACGAACGCGAGGCAGGCCAGCGCGCACTTCTCAATCTCGGTCACACCTTCGCCCACGCGTTCGAGGCTGAGACGGGCTTCGGCGCCGAGCTCCTTCACGGCGAAGCCGTGGCGCTCGGCATGGTGATGGCATTCGATCTTTCCGTCCGGCTCGGCCATTGCGCGCCCGAGGATGCGACTCGCGTACGCCGCCACTTGACCGCGGTCGGCCTGCCGACCGAACTTACCCGCGGCGATGGCCGGCGCTGGGATGCCGGCGCACTCCTCGACCACATGGCGCGCGACAAGAAGGTGCGCGATGGCAAGGTCACCTTCGTGCTAGCCCGCGGCATCGGTCGAGCCTTCGTCGCACACGACGTGGCGCGCGAAGCCGTGCGCGAGCTGCTCGACGACGCCGTCGCGGCGTGA
- a CDS encoding HlyC/CorC family transporter encodes MDIDLSLVGTILLIVVLLVASAFFSASETAITGASRPRMHALENRGNARARVVNQLRAATERMIGGILFGNSLANILASSLATSILIAWFGNAGVAYATVVMTLLILLFGEVLPKSYALHHADRVALATAPIVRAIVWLLTPITSAVEVVVRTLLKLLGVKIGGGISVLHREEELRGAIDLHRGPEPETLQERRMLRSVLDLDEVTVGEVMVHRKNVVAVDADMPADQILDVVVGSQYSRLPLWRGDADNIVGVLHVKTLLHALRTHKGALGPLKIDLVMAKPWFVPDTTSLLDQLQAFRKRREHFAFVVDEYGAYMGIVTLEDVLEEIVGDITDELDLAVPGVRLEPGGTYVVDGSVTIRDLNREFDWRLPDDEATTVAGLVMHEARMIPEPGQIFTFFGFRFEVLRRQRNQITAIRITPPPLEEGK; translated from the coding sequence ATGGATATCGACCTTTCGCTTGTCGGCACGATTCTACTGATCGTGGTCCTCCTCGTGGCATCGGCTTTCTTCTCGGCCTCCGAGACGGCGATCACGGGGGCATCTCGCCCACGCATGCACGCGCTCGAAAACCGCGGCAATGCCCGCGCGCGGGTGGTCAACCAGCTTCGTGCGGCGACCGAGCGCATGATCGGGGGCATTCTTTTCGGCAACAGTCTCGCGAACATCCTCGCCTCGTCCCTCGCAACGAGTATCCTGATCGCCTGGTTCGGCAACGCCGGTGTCGCCTACGCAACCGTTGTGATGACGTTGCTCATTCTTCTCTTCGGCGAGGTGCTGCCGAAGAGCTATGCCCTTCATCATGCCGACCGCGTAGCCCTTGCGACGGCGCCGATCGTCCGCGCGATCGTCTGGCTGCTCACCCCCATCACGAGTGCGGTCGAGGTCGTCGTGCGCACGCTCTTGAAACTGCTGGGCGTGAAGATCGGCGGCGGGATCAGCGTCCTGCACCGGGAGGAAGAGCTGCGCGGCGCAATCGATCTCCACCGCGGGCCCGAGCCCGAAACTTTGCAAGAGCGGCGCATGCTGCGAAGTGTGCTCGACCTCGATGAAGTCACGGTCGGCGAGGTAATGGTTCACCGTAAGAACGTCGTCGCGGTGGATGCCGATATGCCGGCCGACCAAATCCTCGATGTCGTAGTCGGGAGCCAATATTCGCGCCTGCCGCTCTGGCGCGGAGATGCCGACAATATCGTCGGTGTGCTGCACGTGAAGACGCTTTTGCATGCGCTACGCACGCACAAGGGCGCGCTCGGGCCGCTCAAGATCGATTTGGTCATGGCCAAGCCGTGGTTCGTCCCCGATACCACATCGCTCCTCGACCAGCTCCAGGCCTTCCGCAAGCGCCGGGAGCATTTCGCCTTCGTGGTCGACGAGTACGGCGCCTATATGGGCATCGTGACGCTCGAGGATGTCCTCGAGGAAATCGTCGGCGACATCACGGACGAGCTTGACCTTGCCGTCCCCGGTGTGCGCCTTGAACCCGGCGGCACTTACGTGGTCGACGGCAGTGTGACGATCCGCGATCTCAATCGCGAGTTCGATTGGCGTTTGCCGGATGACGAGGCGACGACGGTTGCCGGCCTCGTCATGCATGAGGCCCGCATGATTCCGGAGCCGGGGCAGATTTTCACCTTTTTCGGTTTTCGCTTCGAGGTGCTGCGCCGGCAACGCAACCAGATCACGGCGATTCGCATCACGCCGCCCCCGCTCGAGGAAGGGAAGTAG
- a CDS encoding DUF2889 domain-containing protein: protein MPLTPASERELIHTRQVLCRGYRRSDGRWDIEGHLIDTKSYSWKSDYRGDVPPGVPVHEMWLRLTIDDDFLIHAAEASSDFHPFRVCPEVTPNFAALKGLRIGPGWRRKVRELVGGTKGCTHLVELLAPLATAAYQTIYPIRERKRREENQLDPHKKPELIDTCHALASDSEVVARYWPDFYTGKAAAKG from the coding sequence ATGCCTCTCACACCGGCGAGCGAGCGCGAGCTTATCCACACTCGGCAGGTCTTGTGCCGTGGATACCGACGATCCGACGGCCGATGGGATATCGAGGGTCACCTCATCGACACCAAGAGCTACAGCTGGAAAAGCGACTACCGCGGCGACGTGCCGCCCGGTGTCCCGGTCCATGAGATGTGGCTGCGCCTGACGATCGATGACGACTTTTTGATTCACGCGGCGGAAGCGTCGAGCGACTTCCATCCGTTCCGTGTTTGCCCGGAAGTGACGCCGAACTTCGCGGCACTCAAGGGACTGCGTATCGGTCCTGGCTGGCGACGGAAGGTCAGGGAGCTCGTGGGCGGCACGAAGGGCTGCACCCATCTCGTCGAGCTTCTGGCCCCGCTTGCGACCGCGGCCTATCAGACGATCTACCCCATCCGCGAGAGAAAGCGGCGCGAGGAAAATCAGCTCGATCCCCACAAGAAGCCCGAGCTGATCGATACCTGCCACGCGCTTGCAAGCGACAGCGAAGTTGTCGCGCGCTATTGGCCCGATTTCTATACCGGCAAAGCGGCTGCGAAAGGCTGA
- a CDS encoding GNAT family N-acetyltransferase has product MQPLRIRPARADEADDLTALCVQSKAYWGYDANFMRLSAVALAVTPSMIDEGCVLVAEDLHSRLVGVAAVARVSEDGKFDLARLFVLPSAFGIGIGRALFEAAVALAARQGGASLLILSDPFAEAFYERLGAVKIGDAPSDAIPGRRLPLLEYAIPNRRI; this is encoded by the coding sequence ATGCAGCCGTTACGGATCAGACCGGCCCGAGCGGATGAAGCGGACGATTTGACGGCACTCTGCGTCCAATCCAAGGCATACTGGGGTTATGACGCCAATTTTATGAGGCTGTCGGCGGTTGCCCTGGCGGTGACGCCATCGATGATCGACGAGGGGTGCGTCCTGGTTGCCGAGGATCTGCATTCTCGGTTGGTCGGGGTAGCGGCCGTCGCGCGCGTAAGCGAAGACGGCAAATTCGATCTTGCACGCCTGTTCGTCCTGCCTTCCGCATTCGGCATTGGAATCGGGCGGGCACTTTTCGAGGCCGCGGTTGCGCTTGCGGCGCGCCAAGGGGGTGCCTCCTTGCTGATCCTCTCCGATCCGTTCGCGGAAGCCTTCTACGAGCGGCTCGGTGCCGTGAAGATCGGCGATGCACCTTCGGACGCTATACCGGGACGTCGGCTGCCCCTTCTCGAATACGCGATCCCAAATCGGCGGATATAA
- a CDS encoding ribbon-helix-helix domain-containing protein — protein sequence MLQSRNVMISGRRTSIRLEPEMWEALQEIARREGRSIGEVASLIDAQRHGSSLTAAIRVFIVSYFRAAATDDGHAHAGHGGDPRRERTSRQRRRGFAEVPI from the coding sequence ATGCTGCAAAGCCGCAACGTCATGATATCAGGGCGCCGCACGAGCATTCGCCTCGAGCCCGAAATGTGGGAGGCGCTCCAGGAAATTGCGCGGCGCGAGGGCCGGTCGATCGGTGAGGTCGCATCCCTGATCGACGCTCAGCGCCACGGATCGAGCCTCACGGCGGCGATCCGTGTTTTCATTGTGAGCTATTTTCGTGCCGCCGCGACCGATGACGGCCATGCCCATGCCGGGCATGGCGGGGATCCCCGTCGCGAGCGCACTTCGCGACAGCGGCGGCGCGGATTTGCCGAGGTGCCGATTTAA
- a CDS encoding BolA family protein, with protein sequence MAKPYHFPFGDKVLQFQEAAMRVAARIKAKLNEALRPERLEILDESHRHAGHAGARPEGETHFRLEIVSTAFEGRPRVARQRLIYEILADDLKSDIHALSLQTLTPAEAAARGPGR encoded by the coding sequence TTGGCCAAACCGTATCACTTCCCCTTTGGCGACAAGGTGCTTCAATTTCAGGAGGCAGCCATGCGCGTGGCGGCGCGAATCAAGGCGAAGCTCAATGAAGCGCTCCGTCCGGAGCGCCTCGAGATCCTCGACGAGTCCCATCGTCACGCGGGCCACGCAGGCGCGCGGCCCGAGGGTGAGACGCATTTCCGGCTGGAGATCGTGTCCACCGCGTTCGAGGGTCGTCCCCGTGTTGCCCGCCAACGCCTCATTTACGAGATACTTGCCGACGATCTCAAGAGTGACATTCACGCGCTATCGCTTCAGACACTCACGCCCGCGGAGGCGGCGGCGCGCGGCCCAGGGCGTTGA
- a CDS encoding DMT family transporter encodes MSRRNAVLVFIALILIWGVNWPIMKVGLTHISPGWFTSLRMLLSIPCLFAILFAQGRARLPASQDVPVLLSVGLLQMALFMGLTNFALQRVPAGRGAILAYATPLFVTPLAAIFLKERMTTLKLLGVALGMLGVVALFNPWSFDWSDGRIVLGNGLLMLAAFLWAVCIVHVRRHRWYGTTLELMPWQMAVGAVPLVIFAYFHEGPLHIDWSTALGLILFYNGPIAAAFGFWASVTVNKSLPATTLSLGFLGVPLTGAITAAIALGEPLTATLLTGLVLILGGVGITALADRRTA; translated from the coding sequence ATGTCGCGCCGAAACGCCGTACTCGTGTTCATTGCCCTGATCCTGATATGGGGCGTCAATTGGCCGATCATGAAAGTCGGGCTCACGCATATTTCGCCCGGCTGGTTCACTTCGTTGCGAATGCTCCTCTCGATACCCTGCCTTTTCGCCATTTTGTTCGCGCAGGGCCGCGCGAGGCTCCCCGCGTCCCAGGATGTCCCGGTTCTTCTCTCCGTGGGGCTCCTGCAGATGGCGCTCTTCATGGGGCTGACCAACTTCGCACTTCAGCGCGTGCCGGCCGGCCGCGGCGCCATACTCGCCTATGCCACCCCTCTTTTTGTGACGCCGCTTGCGGCCATCTTCCTCAAGGAGCGCATGACGACACTCAAGCTTCTCGGCGTTGCGTTGGGGATGCTGGGCGTCGTCGCACTTTTCAATCCGTGGAGCTTCGATTGGAGCGACGGGCGCATCGTGCTCGGCAACGGCTTGTTGATGTTGGCGGCATTCCTTTGGGCGGTTTGTATCGTCCACGTGCGGCGCCATCGCTGGTATGGCACAACGCTCGAACTCATGCCGTGGCAAATGGCGGTCGGTGCCGTACCGCTTGTCATTTTCGCCTACTTTCACGAGGGCCCGCTGCACATCGACTGGTCGACGGCGCTTGGGTTGATTCTTTTCTATAACGGCCCGATCGCCGCCGCATTCGGCTTTTGGGCATCGGTCACGGTTAACAAGAGCTTACCGGCAACGACGCTCTCGCTCGGCTTCCTCGGCGTGCCGCTTACGGGTGCGATTACCGCGGCCATTGCGCTCGGCGAGCCGCTGACCGCAACGCTCCT